A portion of the Anabas testudineus chromosome 22, fAnaTes1.2, whole genome shotgun sequence genome contains these proteins:
- the shroom3 gene encoding protein Shroom3 isoform X2, whose product MRHRETDTCSKRERERGGRAICGFTTETKQRESWLRRCPSVLVFDPGYVEEFDTSPPSLPALSPPSPAPLSPSTSPLPKQQQQQQTPSSSHHSRASPAGGVQLRIKNRRSEPASRPHSWHSTKLGEGQQELEKDKMDTMTSMWHHSYPVSASTTDLSGGFDTGVSYLRKSPDQYSSRGSMESLDPPQSSQLHSGVQHHHQLGHAHSGPHAAYSSCHQLSSARSSNSIDHLHSKRDSAYSSFSTSSSIPEYLASTPSFSSERSYSLETVPQRGGGSGEVHQADMRYVRTVYDAQQGLSQEHELSSAALLRNSESRGEGGARPSRDLQVSVGGVCYRGSSSGSSSGSSSGSVPSSNRHSVGPIWGPAASCSSYENLKGAPAPPRRSDSYAAIRNHERPNSWSSLEHARSLRSLQKGSWHHSSGHLASAAGKGSYSTEGQLHTVIEKSPESSPTTKPRQGGGFAQPPSPPEPSSGPTGPNPQSSRFILPTSMYPVPQPEPHFAQLPSSNHGPISSMVYPALTKQNGRQQHHELQGIRDDGMTDGHKDGRTSSAQNGYHNNTSSSPHLLSSHSASASSQFRTQGHGIDRPPKEESNLGQYKPYLRSPGGRPEGQTGTQSPQNHKGSHSQSSSLHTSHEQNQDFHIPHIQSPTGNRHPSSQERHDSFPLQSIAQSRSMDRVTIHSDQVEFSRLTQEHPKHLPADPQSQATPSSSSQSSLRHLSDSAALSYQQWDRKEQDKDREHPLTSLEIALAEVQRCASTDDGVLSSTTHGSNSFADDSQGPARSLSVLEKVSRFERRERAGKQRSHSTSHVHNKATHLHIKEKGRSTPCGADDLRNMLERSTNGTKAHRTMSYRGVSSEHWKYRTPADPSSALQRSRSSFQLDGSKDGDNSKDFPWRQDVQEMLGSMQDISNNRSYRDSLKDAQSKVLRSTSFRRRDVSSSISPPPSAVSPPLSSSSNHQPSSVPIKQHSIEKKGPKTMPKPQGVIITPQVSQPVTSPHTPKERHVVSPENRGPSPPALPSVPPVGPPAVMRICGRKRLTADQKKRSYSEPENMNEVGVSDAETAGLFRRGGETSVADRRRMFELAASRVGSLAPQNTTSRPDLRQLQHDALAEYVERKRGVKRDDGGHRNGARPQSAYLQPENSNHTVSSCYSDTYSLSSASSMLSLQDSSADQSFSSGERRLCTTLPPGADLRSLQSNLFYPGRVTTPRPPAHPPPSACPFPLPEPQTPNHLSMTTETHLSRQRQSLSKELDLGHQEQVTEPQPILGLYKQLSGALQRAGSGRSSGKSASAEDLLERFEERQMSPQHYRSRSSPTMETHNQDFSPGDVRMFGALISETGRFSLNENRPADVQVSQGAISPQPSQNSLNAVQPLGPSQDPGSSHTPVTRRERQRNCERQRAHSTSTLAASVGLPCPFSPPGTQDGGGAEWQASDRLSLDAIAFPDIQQTSSGDDDGSKGVSTAGYSETLVMDGRMRHSLSDRSILEDAEKEMNRGRAHSLDTRRGPSAEHTKHVSLVTPAPVTHSQLTDPPHRKDSRSSAPSPLSSSYSSVRHLSSLRISESSLFSSFDQQKALETSTGLSHEDYDEVFLQNPPPPSPPLPIKETSIMEDFPPPPPPPPPLKLEQESGAETVESPSSEFVNNSSTPTRTSSLPSPPVSPSSFPPPVPSLLPSLSTSTTTDDSLCLEYQPLPMREKTSEELRVELLARQLVLQDPSLAPLLETWGSKTTVDHMEEIFPNTRSQRRGSSQLDDRVVMDRGPEGKFDDDKKDLNTRKVEMCEALRSSVAALQQEKDALSEEQREHQALGAGIEILVQEQLKTNERDKYSMFIGDLEKIVNLLLSLCSRLSRIDRSLLALERSGLAQEDISEERASLQHKRSLLLRQTEDARELKENLDRRQRVVQAILSGYLTESQLQDYRHFVSTKPSLLIRRRHLDDLIRQREEQLARLAESLPVELVEAHGWSRASAFTSPSPMPCSSPLPPLLPPSVLPGPAHSVRSTAVTSL is encoded by the exons GGTGTTTGATCCAGGTTACGTTGAGGAATTCGATACTTCACCTCCCTCGCTCccagctctctctcctccttctccagctcctctttctccttcaacATCACCGctgccaaaacaacaacaacaacaacaaacaccatCGTCATCCCACCACAGCAGAGCAAGTCCAGCAGGAGGAGTGCAACTACGCATTAAGAACAG ACGCAGTGAGCCAGCGTCTCGCCCTCACTCATGGCACTCAACAAAGCTCGGTGAAGGTCAGCAGGAGTtggaaaaggacaagatggacACAATGACCAGCATGTGGCATCACAGCTATCCCGTCAG TGCCTCAACTACTGACCTGTCCGGCGGGTTTGACACCGGCGTTAGCTACCTGAGGAAGAGTCCAGACCAGTACAGCTCTAGAGGCAGCATGGAGAGCCTGGACCCTCCACAATCGTCCCAGCTTCACTCGGGAGTCCAGCACCACCACCAACTTGGTCACGCCCACAGTGGACCCCACGCCGCCTACTCCTCCTGCCACCAGCTGTCCTCTGCCAG GTCCTCCAACAGCATCGACCACCTCCACAGCAAACGGGACTCAGCCtactcctccttctccaccagTTCCAGCATTCCAGAGTACCTTGCCTCCACTCCCTCCTTCAGCTCAGAGCGCTCCTATTCACTCGAGACTGTCCctcaaagaggaggaggaagtggcGAGGTGCACCAGGCTGACATGCGTTACGTGCGGACAGTTTATGATGCCCAGCAGGGCTTATCACAAGAGCACGAGCTAAGCTCCGCCGCACTGCTACGCAACAGTGAATCCAGAGGTGAAGGAGGGGCGAGGCCAAGTCGAGATCTGCAAG TCTCAGTGGGTGGGGTTTGCTACCgtggcagcagcagcggcagcagtagtggcagcagcagtggtagCGTGCCATCTTCTAACAGACATAGTGTGGGTCCGATATGGGGCCCTGCAGCCAGCTGCAGCTCTTATGAGAATCTGAAGGGGGCTCCGGCTCCACCGAGGCGTAGTGACAGCTACGCAGCCATCAGGAACCATGAGAGACCAAACTCCTGGTCCAGTCTGGAGCATGCCCGATCACTACG GTCTCTGCAGAAGGGTTCCTGGCATCACTCCAGTGGTCATTTGGCTTCAGCTGCAG GTAAAGGCTCGTATAGCACTGAGGGTCAGCTCCACACAGTGATAGAGAAGAGTCCAGAGAGCAGCCCTACCACAAAGCCTCGGCAGGGCGGAGGCTTTGCCCAACCGCCTTCACCTCCTGAACCATCTTCTGGACCTACAGGACCCAACCCCCAGTCTAGTCGGTTTATTCTTCCCACTAGCATGTACCCCGTTCCTCAGCCTGAGCCCCACTTTGCTCAGCTGCCCAGCTCCAACCACGGGCCCATCTCTTCCATGGTCTACCCTGCCCTCACTAAGCAGAACGGTCGACAGCAACACCATGAGCTGCAGGGAATCAGGGATGACGGCATGACAGATGGGCATAAGGATGGAAGGACATCAAGTGCACAAAATGGATACCACAATAACACTTCTTCATCGCCACACCTGCTGTCTTCTCATTCAGCATCTGCCTCTTCACAGTTTAGAACTCAAGGACACGGGATTGACAG GCCTCCAAAGGAAGAGTCTAATCTTGGACAATACAAACCCTATCTGAGATCTCCTGGAGGGCGACCAGAGGGTCAGACGGGgacccaaagtcctcaaaacCACAAAGGATCCCACAGCCAGAGCTCCAGTTTACATACAAGCCATGAACAGAATCAAGACTTCCATATCCCTCACATTCAGTCACCCACTGGAAACAGGCACCCGTCCTCACAAGAGAGGCACGACTCTTTCCCACTCCAGTCCATAGCCCAGTCTAG ATCAATGGACCGAGTCACCATTCACTCAGACCAAGTGGAGTTCTCCAGGCTCACCCAAGAACACCCTAAGCACTTGCCCGCCGATCCTCAATCTCAGGCTACACCGTCTTCCAGTTCCCAGAGTTCTCTCCGTCACCTCAGTGACTCTGCAGCTCTCTCGTACCAGCAGTGGGACCGCAAAGAgcaggacaaagacagagaacatCCGCTGACTAGTCTGGAGATTGCCCTTGCCGAGGTCCAGCGATGCGCCAGCACAGATGACGGTGTCCTCTCATCCACTACCCATGGCAGCAATAGCTTTGCTGATGACAGCCAGGGACCTGCCCGCAGCCTTTCAGTCTTGGAGAAAGTGAGTCGTTTCGAGCGCAGGGAACGAGCTGGGAAGCAGCGAAGTCACAGCACAAGCCATGTGCACAACAAAGCCACCCATCTACAC ataaaagaaaaaggcCGCAGCACTCCCTGTGGAGCAGATGACTTGAGAAACATGCTGGAGAGAAGCACCAATGGGACCAAAGCCCACAGAACTATGAGCTATAGAGGAGTTAGCAGTGAGCACTGGAAATACAG AACCCCAGCAGATCCCAGTTCAGCCCTCCAGCGGAGCCGCAGCAGCTTTCAACTGGATGGATCCAAGGACGGTGACAACAGTAAAGACTTCCCTTGGAGACAGGACGTCCAGGAGATGCTGGGCTCCATGCAGGACATTTCCAACAACAG ATCCTACAGGGACTCATTGAAAGACGCCCAGTCCAAGGTCCTGCGGTCCACCTCCTTCAGACGGAGAGATGTTAGTTCATCAATCAGCCCTCCCCCTTCAGCAGTTTCTCCTCCATTGTCCTCTTCCAGCAACCATCAGCCTTCATCCGTCCCCATCAAGCAGCACTCCATAGAGAAAAAAGGCCCCAAAACTATGCCCAAACCACAGGGCGTTATCATCACACCTCAGGTGTCACAGCCGGTCACTTCTCCTCACACCCCGAAGGAGCGCCATGTGGTCAGCCCAGAAAATCGAGGCCCAAGCCCACCAGCTCTCCCCAGCGTCCCTCCAGTTGGACCTCCCGCTGTGATGCGGATCTGCGGCCGCAAGCGTCTGACAGCAGACCAGAAGAAGCGTTCGTACTCAGAGCCAGAGAACATGAACGAGGTCGGGGTTTCGGATGCAGAGACTGCTGGGCTCTTCAGACGCGGAGGAG AGACTAGTGTGGCCGACCGGCGGAGGATGTTTGAACTTGCGGCAAGTCGCGTTGGGAGTTTAGCCCCTCAGAACACCACATCAAGGCCCGACCTACGGCAGCTTCAACACGATGCTCTCGCTGAGTAtgtggagaggaagagaggtgTGAAGAGAGACGATGGAGGACACAGGAATGGAGCAAGACCTCAAAGTGCTTATCTGCAACCTGAAAACAGCAACCACACAg TCTCTTCCTGTTACTCAGACACCTATAGCCTATCCTCTGCCTCCAGCATGCTCTCTCTCCAGGACTCTAGCGCAGATCAAAGCTTCTCCTCTGGGGAGAGGCGTCTCTGCACCACCCTCCCTCCAGGAGCCGACCTGCGGAGCCTGCAGTCCAACCTCTTCTACCCAGGCAGGGTGACTACGCCAAGGCCTCCAGCACACCCACCACCTAG TGCTTGTCCTTTCCCTCTTCCTGAGCCCCAGACACCGAACCACCTGAGCATGACCACTGAAACACATCTCAGCAGGCAAAGGCAGTCTTTAAGCAAAGAATTAGACCTGGGCCACCAGGAACAGGTCACAGAGCCTCAACCCATCCTGGGTCTGTACAAGCAGCTCAGTGGGGCTCTGCAGAGGGCTGGGTCAGGTCGAAGCTCTGGGAAGTCAGCTTCTGCTGAGGATCTCCTGGAGCGATTCGAGGAGAGACAGATGTCTCCTCAACACTACCGCTCCCGCTCGTCCCCCACCATGGAGACACATAACCAG gactTTTCTCCAGGTGATGTCAGGATGTTTGGTGCATTGATCTCTGAAACAGGACGCTTCTCTCTCAATGAGAACAG ACCTGCAGACGTCCAGGTGTCCCAGGGTGCCATATCTCCTCAGCCATCTCAGAACAGTCTGAACGCCGTCCAGCCTTTAGGACCTTCTCAAG ACCCAGGTTCGTCCCACACTCCCGTCACTCGTcgggagagacagaggaactGCGAACGCCAGCGAGCCCACAGCACCTCCACCTTGGCGGCCTCAGTTGGCCTGCCCTGCCCCTTCTCCCCACCTGGGACTCAGGATGGAGGAGGAGCCGAGTGGCAAGCGAGTGACAGGCTGAGCCTGGATGCCATCGCCTTCCCAGACATCCAGCAAACCAGCTCAGGCGACGATGATGGCAGTAAGGGCGTCAGCACTGCTGGCTACAGTGAGACCCTGGTGATGGACGGACGGATGAGACACAGTTTGAGCGACCGCAGCATATTAGAGGACGCCGAGAAAGAGATGAACAGAGGGAGAGCCCACAGTTTGGACACGAGACGAGGGCCTTCTGCTGAACACACCAAACATGTTTCACTGGTGACACCAGCACCCGTGACCCATTCCCAGTTGACAGACCCCCCACACAGGAAGGACTCCAGGAGCAGTGCAccttctcctctctcatccTCCTATTCGTCCGTTCGCCACCTGTCCTCCTTGCGAATTTCTGAGTCCAGTCTCTTCAGCTCCTTCGATCAACAGAAAGCATTAGAAACCTCCACAGGCCTGTCACACGAGGACTATGACGAGGTCTTCCTCCAAAACCCAccccctccatctcctcctttgcCGATCAAAGAGACAAGCATCATGGAGgacttccctcctcctcctcctcctcctcctccactcaaACTGGAGCAAGAAAGTGGAGCTGAGACTGTGGAAAG TCCTAGTTCAGAATTTGTAAACAACTCCAGCACCCCCACCAGGACGTcatccctcccctcccctccagTGTCcccttcctcctttcctccacCTGTGCCCAGCCTCCTTCCTTCACTCTCCACATCTACAACGACTGACGACAGTCTCTGCCTTGAGTACCAGCCCCTGCCCATGAGGGAGAAGACGTCTGAGGAGCTGCGAGTGGAGCTGCTGGCCCGGCAGCTG GTGCTGCAGGACCCCTCTCTGGCGCCCCTCCTGGAGACATGGGGGAGTAAGACCACTGTTGATCACATGGAGGAGATCTTTCCAAACACGAGATCGCAGCGCAGGGGAAGCAGCCAATTAGATGACAG GGTGGTGATGGACAGAGGGCCAGAGGGCAAGTTCGATGATGACAAAAAAGATCTCAACACaagaaag GTGGAGATGTGTGAGGCCCTGAGGAGCAGTGTGGCGGCtctgcagcaggagaaggacGCGCTGAGCGAGGAGCAGAGGGAGCACCAGGCGCTGGGGGCCGGGATCGAAATCTTGGTACAGGAACAGCTGAAAACCAATGAGAGGGACAAGTACAGCATGTTCATCG GAGACCTGGAGAAAATAGTGAacctgctgctgtctctgtgcAGCCGGCTCTCGAGGATCGACAGGTCTCTGCTCGCTCTGGAGAGATCGGGGCTGGCACAGGAGGACATATCAGAGGAGAGG GCCTCCCTCCAACACAAACGCTCTCTGCTCCTCCGTCAAACTGAAGACGCCCGGGAGCTGAAGGAGAACTTGGACCGGAGGCAGCGGGTGGTCCAGGCCATCCTGTCAGGCTACCTCACCGAATCGCAGCTCCAGGACTACCGGCACTTTGTCAGCACCAAACCCTCCCTTCTGATTCGCCGACGCCACCTGGATGACCTCATTCGGCAGAGGGAGGAGCAGCTGGCCCGGTTGGCCGAAAGCCTGCCAGTAGAGCTGGTGGAGGCTCACGGCTGGTCGAGGGCGTCTGCGTTCACATCTCCAAGCCCTATGCCCTGTTCTTCTCCATTACCACCATTGCTCCCACCCTCTGTGCTTCCAGGCCCCGCCCACTCAGTCAGGTCAACcgctgtgacatcactgtga